A single uncultured Acetobacterium sp. DNA region contains:
- a CDS encoding DNA translocase FtsK, whose translation MATSKNNTKKPSQANSKKSKPKKKSPKKAVKKYSFNNLAIGVFLIILGLFSAYAYIDFNAGMVGDFVSQAFSYCFGTVTLFMSIYIFTLGVLISMNKIEDWSGTFVLVFLLFVNMMIGFSINTPNLMDYSIPELFSLAQYGQYGGIIGILLAVLFIKLFAVKGTFLLIFVSSAIILIFIFRNSLKKYWDRIKDKNENAPPLKDRLKNRIDIIRDKQKIKQEVKATKERTSETTMIPLVSDHDDNSPLFEPFQINESANKPLFEPVTGVIPAAKNKTKQDPFGFIEEDVDEKETPMKIHENFLKPPNFDDLGSAKKESKKETNIETKQEETKIIDLSAVNFEAETEEYVFPSLDLLNPPATKKKSKKDDVIKKAKIIEETLKNFGVKAKIVEVNVGPSITRFELQLDPGVKVNKFVNLSNDLALSLATSDIRIEAPIPGKAAVGIEVPNDISEIVGLREIIETPQFINSKSPLTFALGKTLSGENVIGDIGKMPHVLIAGSTGSGKSVCINSIIVSLIFKSSPDELRFIMIDPKMVELNQYNAIPHLLIPVVTDPKKASYALNWGLKEMTDRYMLFKDAGVRDIEGYNEYMTQSGAKKLPRIVIVIDELADLMITSPKECENAICRIAQLARACGIHLIIATQRPSVDVITGLIKANIPSRIAFSVASNTDSRTILDTGGAEKLLGKGDMLYYPVGQSKPTRVQCTYVSDSEINAVIEAVKIRTGHQYDASIEEAISQEPEEKPQTREGDVLLEDALNIAFEYNQLSTSMLQRKLQVGYARAGRIIDDLEERGIISGPNGSKPRQILVTEDEFKKRE comes from the coding sequence ATGGCAACATCAAAAAATAACACAAAAAAACCAAGTCAAGCCAATTCAAAAAAAAGTAAACCGAAAAAGAAGTCACCTAAAAAAGCAGTAAAGAAATATTCTTTCAATAATTTAGCTATTGGGGTATTTTTAATTATCCTTGGTTTATTTTCTGCCTATGCCTATATTGATTTTAATGCAGGAATGGTCGGCGATTTTGTCAGCCAGGCCTTTAGTTATTGTTTTGGTACCGTTACACTGTTCATGTCAATTTATATTTTCACATTGGGTGTTTTGATCAGTATGAATAAAATTGAAGATTGGTCTGGTACATTTGTTTTAGTCTTTCTGTTATTTGTTAACATGATGATTGGTTTTAGTATTAATACACCGAATCTTATGGACTATAGTATCCCTGAGTTATTCAGCCTAGCCCAATATGGACAGTATGGTGGTATCATCGGTATTCTGCTGGCGGTGCTGTTTATTAAATTATTTGCTGTAAAAGGCACGTTTCTATTGATATTTGTAAGTTCAGCAATTATATTAATTTTTATTTTTCGCAATAGCCTTAAAAAATATTGGGATCGAATCAAAGACAAAAACGAAAACGCCCCGCCCCTAAAGGATCGCCTGAAAAATCGCATCGATATTATTCGAGACAAACAAAAAATTAAACAAGAGGTTAAAGCAACAAAAGAACGTACTTCAGAAACCACAATGATCCCCTTAGTTAGTGATCATGACGATAATTCGCCTTTATTTGAACCCTTTCAGATTAATGAATCAGCAAACAAACCGCTATTTGAACCGGTAACAGGGGTTATTCCAGCCGCCAAAAATAAAACCAAACAGGATCCTTTTGGCTTTATTGAGGAAGACGTGGATGAAAAGGAAACACCCATGAAGATTCATGAAAATTTCCTTAAGCCCCCCAATTTTGATGATCTGGGATCAGCCAAAAAAGAAAGCAAAAAAGAAACAAATATAGAAACAAAACAAGAAGAAACAAAAATAATTGATTTATCGGCTGTGAACTTCGAAGCAGAAACTGAAGAATATGTTTTTCCGAGCCTCGATCTTTTAAACCCACCGGCGACTAAAAAAAAATCAAAAAAAGATGATGTTATAAAAAAAGCTAAAATTATCGAAGAAACCCTAAAGAATTTCGGCGTAAAAGCTAAAATTGTTGAAGTTAATGTTGGCCCCAGCATCACCCGTTTTGAATTGCAGCTTGATCCGGGCGTGAAGGTCAATAAGTTTGTCAATCTGTCAAATGATTTGGCTCTTAGCCTGGCAACATCGGACATTCGGATCGAAGCCCCGATTCCTGGCAAGGCAGCAGTCGGGATTGAAGTTCCCAATGATATTTCTGAAATTGTGGGACTCCGCGAAATAATTGAAACACCGCAATTCATTAACAGCAAGAGTCCGCTGACCTTTGCCCTGGGAAAAACACTGTCGGGAGAAAATGTGATTGGCGATATCGGTAAAATGCCCCATGTACTGATTGCCGGTTCAACCGGGTCTGGTAAGAGTGTTTGTATCAACAGTATTATTGTGAGTCTGATCTTCAAGTCATCGCCAGATGAGTTGCGTTTTATTATGATTGATCCAAAAATGGTCGAGTTAAATCAATATAATGCCATTCCGCATTTACTGATTCCGGTAGTGACCGATCCTAAAAAGGCTTCCTATGCGCTGAATTGGGGATTAAAAGAAATGACCGATCGTTATATGCTGTTTAAAGACGCCGGCGTCCGGGATATTGAAGGTTACAATGAATATATGACTCAATCAGGAGCGAAGAAGCTACCGCGGATTGTCATCGTCATTGACGAATTGGCTGATCTGATGATCACCTCGCCGAAAGAATGTGAGAATGCCATTTGTCGAATTGCGCAATTGGCGAGAGCCTGCGGTATCCATTTGATTATTGCCACTCAGCGGCCATCGGTTGATGTCATTACCGGATTGATCAAAGCTAACATTCCTTCCCGAATCGCCTTTTCGGTTGCTTCCAATACTGATTCACGGACAATTCTTGATACCGGCGGGGCTGAAAAACTTCTTGGAAAAGGCGATATGCTGTATTATCCAGTTGGACAATCAAAACCGACAAGAGTACAATGTACTTATGTATCTGATTCCGAGATCAATGCGGTTATTGAAGCTGTTAAAATTAGAACCGGACATCAATATGATGCTTCAATTGAAGAAGCTATTTCCCAGGAACCGGAAGAAAAACCGCAGACTCGCGAAGGGGATGTACTGCTTGAGGATGCCCTTAATATCGCGTTTGAATATAATCAACTGTCAACATCAATGCTTCAACGAAAATTACAGGTTGGTTACGCCCGGGCGGGCAGAATCATTGATGATTTAGAGGAACGAGGGATCATCTCCGGACCGAATGGCAGTAAACCCCGACAAATTTTAGTTACAGAAGATGAGTTTAAAAAGAGAGAGTAG
- the dut gene encoding dUTP diphosphatase: protein MIKNYSIKILNQSQYPLPEYQTIGSAGVDLYANLESKMIIMPHKVYQIPTGIFLEMPIGVEAQIRARSGLALKHGLSLVNGIGTIDADYRGEIKIILINLLDKMYQLEPGERIAQMVFSEYIKADFTEVFSVEELESSDRGDGGFGHSGK from the coding sequence ATGATTAAAAATTATTCGATAAAAATACTGAATCAATCCCAGTATCCGTTACCGGAATATCAGACCATCGGTTCGGCCGGCGTGGATTTGTATGCAAATCTTGAGTCGAAGATGATTATTATGCCCCATAAGGTTTATCAGATTCCAACTGGTATTTTTCTCGAAATGCCCATTGGCGTTGAAGCCCAAATTCGGGCCAGAAGCGGATTGGCACTTAAACATGGTTTATCGCTAGTTAACGGTATCGGCACCATTGATGCCGATTATCGTGGTGAAATTAAGATAATTTTGATAAACTTATTAGATAAGATGTATCAGCTGGAACCGGGCGAACGGATTGCCCAAATGGTTTTTTCAGAGTATATCAAGGCCGATTTCACAGAAGTTTTCAGTGTTGAGGAATTAGAATCCAGTGACCGTGGCGATGGCGGCTTTGGACACTCTGGAAAATAA
- a CDS encoding polyribonucleotide nucleotidyltransferase: protein MNIFETQIAGRPFRVEIGEVAQLAKGAAMIRYGKTEILAVASASKKPREGMDFFPLSCDYEEKQYSVGKFPGGFIKREGRPTERAILNSRLMDRPIRPLFPKGFRNDVQVIATVMSVDQDNAPEIAAMIGSSIALSISDIPFNGPTGAVAVGYVDGKYVINPNESEREISDLNLVVSGTKDAIMMVEAGANEVSEALMLEAILLAHEEIKKIVAFQEEIIAVVGKEKQVYTLFTPAEEIKAEIVAFLGDQLSTAVKTADKLERLDNIEATKNLVREHFSETYPSQGNEIDEVLNSLVKKEIRRMILEDRIRPDNRKMDEIRQITAKIDFLERPHGSGLFTRGETQVLSVVTLGVLGDVQKLDGLSNEDSKRYIHHYNFPSYSVGEARPSRGPGRREIGHGALAERALIPVLPSEDEFPYAIRVVSEVLSSNGSTSQASVCGSSLSLMAAGVPLKAPVAGIAMGLIKEEDKLAILSDIQGMEDFLGDMDFKVAGTADGITAIQMDIKIDGINKQILTEALEQARIGRLHILGIMNEEIAESRKELSPYAPRIIIFQIKPDKIRDVIGSGGKVINKIIDDTGVKIDIEDDGRIFIASVDTESGNRAKEIIENIVREIEVGEVLTGKVVRIMNFGAFVSLPGGKDGLVHISKLANERVNAVEDVVKIGDEVTVKVMEIDGQGRINLSRKAMLPKE, encoded by the coding sequence ATGAATATTTTTGAAACTCAAATTGCTGGACGTCCTTTCCGAGTGGAAATTGGCGAAGTTGCACAACTTGCAAAAGGCGCAGCCATGATTCGATATGGCAAAACCGAAATTTTAGCAGTTGCCTCTGCTTCTAAAAAGCCTCGGGAAGGCATGGATTTTTTCCCACTAAGCTGTGACTACGAAGAAAAACAATACTCTGTCGGAAAATTCCCCGGCGGTTTTATTAAGCGTGAAGGCCGTCCGACTGAACGAGCGATCCTGAACTCCAGACTGATGGATCGACCAATTAGACCACTTTTTCCAAAAGGCTTCCGAAATGACGTTCAAGTTATTGCAACGGTTATGTCAGTAGACCAGGATAATGCCCCAGAAATTGCCGCCATGATTGGATCATCGATTGCCTTGTCTATTTCTGACATTCCTTTTAATGGCCCAACCGGAGCTGTTGCTGTTGGTTATGTCGATGGCAAATATGTTATCAATCCCAATGAATCCGAGCGCGAAATCAGTGACCTGAATTTAGTGGTTTCAGGAACTAAAGATGCCATCATGATGGTGGAAGCTGGCGCAAATGAAGTTTCAGAAGCGCTAATGCTGGAAGCAATCCTGTTAGCTCATGAAGAAATTAAAAAAATTGTCGCTTTCCAGGAAGAAATTATTGCTGTAGTCGGAAAAGAAAAACAGGTTTATACCTTGTTCACACCAGCCGAAGAAATTAAAGCAGAAATTGTTGCGTTTTTAGGCGATCAATTATCAACAGCTGTAAAAACAGCTGATAAACTGGAACGACTGGACAATATTGAAGCAACAAAAAATCTTGTCAGAGAACATTTTTCTGAAACTTATCCCAGTCAGGGGAATGAGATTGATGAAGTGCTTAATTCATTAGTCAAAAAAGAAATCCGCCGCATGATTCTCGAAGACCGGATTCGTCCTGACAATCGAAAAATGGATGAAATCCGTCAAATTACCGCAAAAATCGATTTTTTGGAAAGACCTCATGGCTCTGGACTGTTTACTCGCGGTGAAACTCAGGTTCTATCGGTTGTAACTCTTGGGGTATTAGGCGATGTCCAAAAATTGGATGGTTTATCAAACGAAGATTCCAAACGATATATTCACCACTATAACTTCCCATCCTACAGTGTTGGTGAAGCCCGACCTTCCCGTGGTCCAGGCCGTCGTGAAATCGGACATGGTGCTTTAGCTGAACGTGCCTTAATCCCGGTACTTCCCAGTGAGGACGAATTCCCATATGCAATTCGGGTGGTTTCTGAAGTATTAAGTTCAAATGGATCAACTTCTCAGGCCAGCGTTTGCGGAAGTTCACTTTCATTAATGGCAGCCGGGGTTCCCTTAAAAGCACCAGTTGCTGGTATTGCTATGGGACTTATCAAAGAAGAAGATAAGTTGGCGATCCTTTCAGATATTCAGGGAATGGAAGACTTCCTTGGCGATATGGATTTTAAAGTTGCCGGAACAGCCGATGGGATCACTGCTATCCAAATGGATATTAAAATTGATGGCATTAACAAGCAAATTTTAACAGAAGCGTTAGAACAAGCGCGAATCGGTCGACTCCATATTCTGGGTATTATGAACGAAGAAATTGCTGAATCCCGAAAAGAACTATCGCCATATGCGCCACGGATCATTATTTTCCAGATTAAACCTGACAAAATCAGAGACGTCATCGGTTCTGGTGGTAAGGTCATCAATAAAATCATTGATGATACTGGTGTTAAAATTGATATTGAGGATGATGGTCGTATCTTTATTGCGTCAGTGGATACCGAATCCGGTAACCGTGCCAAGGAAATTATCGAAAATATCGTACGGGAAATTGAAGTTGGCGAAGTATTAACTGGTAAGGTTGTACGAATCATGAATTTTGGTGCTTTTGTTTCGCTACCAGGTGGTAAAGATGGTTTAGTTCATATTTCTAAACTAGCCAACGAACGCGTCAACGCCGTTGAAGATGTGGTCAAAATTGGTGATGAGGTAACCGTTAAGGTTATGGAAATTGATGGCCAGGGACGAATTAATTTATCTCGAAAAGCAATGCTGCCAAAGGAATAA
- the rpsO gene encoding 30S ribosomal protein S15, translating to MISKELKAQVVEDYKTHEGDTGSPEVQIALLTARINDLNGHLQIHKKDHHSRRGLLKLVGQRRRLLTYLKNKDINRYRELIQRLGLRK from the coding sequence ATGATCAGTAAAGAATTAAAAGCACAAGTAGTTGAAGACTACAAAACACACGAAGGTGACACTGGTTCACCAGAAGTTCAAATTGCATTATTAACAGCACGAATCAATGATCTTAATGGACATCTTCAAATCCATAAAAAAGATCATCACTCACGACGTGGTCTACTAAAACTAGTTGGACAACGAAGAAGATTATTAACTTATCTGAAAAACAAAGATATCAACCGATATCGTGAACTAATCCAAAGATTAGGTTTAAGAAAATAA
- a CDS encoding bifunctional riboflavin kinase/FAD synthetase translates to MTIKTYQDEEIVLALGFFDGVHLGHQALLAETKKIGQRLGYKTGVMTFKEHPLELIFPNYTPWLITSNTEKESMIQDFGVDFVFLNPFTEKLMKLTPEKFITDYLLKKYNVKVVVVGFNYNFGYKGSGTTATLKELGKKYGFEVEILPPFIINTHSVSSTFIRELISCGQVDEVKTFLGRNYALSGVVVQGKGLGHQFGIPTANIKLDKKIILPNTGVYYTHVHYQGKCFNGLTNLGFNPTFEKHPFSIETYIYDFDEDIYNQEITIEFKKKIRDEIKFDSIDDLIVQIKNDIEQIRKDFIE, encoded by the coding sequence ATGACGATAAAAACTTATCAGGACGAAGAAATTGTTTTAGCGCTTGGTTTTTTTGATGGGGTACATCTTGGACATCAGGCCTTGCTGGCAGAAACTAAAAAAATTGGCCAGCGATTAGGCTATAAAACTGGGGTTATGACCTTTAAAGAACACCCGCTGGAATTGATTTTCCCAAATTATACACCCTGGCTGATCACATCCAATACTGAAAAAGAATCGATGATTCAGGATTTTGGCGTTGATTTTGTGTTTTTGAATCCATTCACCGAAAAGCTGATGAAGTTAACCCCGGAGAAGTTCATCACTGACTATCTGCTGAAAAAATATAATGTCAAAGTCGTTGTTGTCGGTTTCAATTATAATTTTGGCTACAAAGGCTCTGGAACAACAGCGACATTAAAAGAGTTGGGAAAGAAGTATGGATTTGAAGTTGAGATTCTTCCGCCATTTATCATTAATACCCACTCAGTCAGTTCTACCTTTATTCGCGAGCTGATCAGCTGTGGTCAGGTGGATGAGGTTAAAACCTTTCTGGGTCGAAATTATGCGTTAAGCGGCGTTGTTGTTCAAGGGAAGGGACTGGGGCACCAGTTTGGTATTCCAACCGCAAATATAAAACTAGATAAAAAAATAATTTTGCCGAATACCGGTGTTTATTATACACATGTTCATTATCAGGGGAAATGCTTCAATGGACTGACAAATTTGGGATTCAATCCAACTTTTGAAAAACATCCGTTCAGTATTGAAACCTATATCTACGATTTTGATGAGGATATTTATAATCAGGAAATCACCATTGAATTCAAGAAGAAAATCAGAGATGAAATTAAATTTGACTCGATTGATGATTTGATTGTTCAAATCAAAAACGATATTGAACAGATCAGAAAAGATTTTATTGAATAA
- the truB gene encoding tRNA pseudouridine(55) synthase TruB — MEKINGNNGYLNVYKEKGMTSHDVVFKARKILKTKKIGHTGTLDPDAQGVLVLCVGQATKMVEYITDHEKVYEAEVILGKETDTCDLSGTIISECNHKISRDAFESVLAQFTGDIRQKPPIYSAIRINGKKLYHYARNGETVEIPERDVHIATITLLEFCEASQKAKIMVTCSKGTYMRSLCRDIGNALGTLGCMGNLIRHRVGEFTIKDALTLAEIDEIFNQNQLKPLFYPLEYSLDRYKSVQATEQGRKFLLNGNKLFQWNIQESFDNFNENEILRLYDGEKLVGMGRYYLHEEGNYIKPTKLL, encoded by the coding sequence ATGGAGAAAATTAACGGTAACAACGGCTATCTTAATGTTTACAAAGAGAAAGGCATGACTTCCCACGATGTCGTGTTTAAGGCGCGAAAAATTTTAAAAACAAAGAAAATTGGACATACCGGAACGCTGGATCCAGATGCCCAGGGCGTTCTTGTTTTATGCGTTGGCCAAGCCACCAAAATGGTTGAATATATCACTGACCACGAAAAGGTCTATGAAGCAGAAGTTATCCTTGGAAAAGAAACCGATACCTGTGATTTATCTGGAACGATCATCAGTGAATGCAATCACAAGATAAGTCGAGATGCTTTTGAAAGTGTGCTGGCACAGTTTACCGGTGATATCCGTCAAAAACCACCAATTTACTCAGCTATTCGCATTAATGGAAAAAAACTGTACCACTACGCCAGAAATGGCGAAACGGTTGAAATACCAGAACGAGACGTTCATATTGCGACGATCACTCTATTGGAATTTTGCGAAGCGTCTCAAAAAGCCAAAATAATGGTAACCTGTTCCAAAGGAACCTATATGCGCTCATTGTGTCGCGATATCGGCAACGCATTGGGAACACTGGGATGCATGGGAAATCTGATCCGTCACCGTGTTGGTGAGTTCACGATCAAAGATGCGCTAACCCTTGCTGAAATAGATGAAATATTTAATCAAAACCAATTGAAACCGCTTTTTTACCCGCTGGAGTACTCACTTGATCGATATAAATCCGTGCAGGCAACCGAGCAGGGTCGCAAGTTTTTGCTAAATGGCAATAAGCTTTTTCAGTGGAATATTCAAGAATCGTTTGATAATTTTAATGAAAATGAAATTTTGCGCTTATATGATGGCGAAAAGCTTGTTGGCATGGGCAGATATTATCTGCACGAAGAAGGAAACTATATTAAACCTACAAAACTATTGTGA
- a CDS encoding bifunctional oligoribonuclease/PAP phosphatase NrnA, with product MNDNQRFLILLHQKPDGDAIGSAVALGKGLKQLNKTVDYYIDLPLEDKLVFFNEIQAFNQPLQESYDVIVYLDCSSSSFAFSPAKMPEAKIKLVIDHHKSNAYYGDLNFVEITGATAEIVFRILRALAVEIDEEMADAVFTGITTDTGSFQYSNVTVDTHLIASELYAIKTNYAPLSKRLHTHKNISQMKMTGAAIHSLEILDSMPIALMILDHETILKFGGTINITDDVANLGQNTIGVAITALLKEVDQGEYRVSLRAKFPYDIHEIALKYGGGGHERAAGFNFNGDINELKRDLMDVYENQNGEN from the coding sequence TTGAATGATAATCAACGGTTCTTAATCCTGCTTCATCAGAAACCAGATGGCGATGCGATTGGCTCTGCCGTCGCTTTGGGGAAGGGCCTGAAACAGTTGAATAAAACGGTTGATTATTATATCGACCTTCCCCTTGAAGACAAACTTGTTTTTTTCAATGAAATCCAGGCGTTTAATCAACCGTTACAAGAAAGCTATGATGTTATTGTTTATTTGGACTGTTCCAGCAGTAGCTTTGCTTTTTCACCAGCCAAAATGCCAGAAGCTAAAATCAAATTAGTCATAGATCATCATAAAAGCAATGCTTATTATGGTGATCTTAACTTTGTCGAAATCACTGGCGCAACTGCCGAAATCGTTTTTCGGATTTTGCGGGCTTTGGCTGTTGAAATTGATGAAGAAATGGCCGATGCCGTTTTTACCGGTATTACAACCGATACGGGGAGCTTTCAATATTCGAATGTAACCGTCGATACCCATTTAATTGCCAGCGAATTATATGCAATAAAAACAAATTATGCCCCTCTCTCCAAAAGATTGCACACCCATAAGAACATTAGCCAGATGAAAATGACCGGCGCGGCCATCCATTCATTAGAAATTCTGGACAGCATGCCGATTGCACTGATGATATTAGATCATGAGACCATCTTGAAGTTTGGTGGAACGATTAATATCACCGACGATGTTGCAAATCTTGGGCAAAATACAATTGGCGTCGCAATAACAGCGCTTTTGAAGGAAGTCGATCAGGGTGAATATCGGGTTTCGCTGCGGGCAAAATTCCCCTATGATATTCATGAAATTGCATTGAAATATGGCGGTGGAGGACATGAACGGGCAGCAGGCTTTAATTTCAATGGTGACATTAATGAGCTTAAGCGTGATCTGATGGACGTTTATGAAAATCAAAATGGAGAAAATTAA
- the rbfA gene encoding 30S ribosome-binding factor RbfA gives MASHRNEKINGLIQRELSLIIIHKMKDSRIKDSNVSITRVKAAPDLKTATVYVSVFGDENQKKVVLELLNNAKSFLRSSLGQVITVHSVPALIFEIDNSIEYGMHIESILKGLKDDKELKDQNEENS, from the coding sequence ATGGCATCTCATCGTAATGAAAAAATTAATGGGTTAATCCAAAGAGAATTGAGCCTTATTATTATCCATAAAATGAAAGATTCTCGTATTAAAGACAGCAATGTCAGCATTACCAGAGTTAAAGCAGCTCCTGATTTAAAAACCGCTACTGTCTATGTGAGTGTTTTTGGTGATGAAAATCAGAAGAAGGTTGTACTTGAACTTCTGAATAATGCTAAAAGCTTTTTAAGATCAAGCCTTGGCCAGGTTATTACTGTCCATTCGGTTCCAGCGCTAATCTTTGAAATTGATAACTCAATTGAATATGGTATGCATATCGAATCGATTTTAAAAGGTTTGAAAGATGATAAAGAATTGAAGGATCAGAATGAAGAAAATTCCTGA
- the infB gene encoding translation initiation factor IF-2 — MSKLRVYDLAKKYNIPSKDFVAILNKHNIPVKNHMSALTDQQITEFEEKFDKDKYQAELGAEKKKEPVKETTTVKTSQVAPKASADTKKTTRPPQKNQQNTGGNVPKKTEDKKRPASGNQGQTPKVRDHSKKEKTARSVYKRIKDEKKKSVQLNQTFEIPEILTVGELADILEISATEIIKTLMLAGTMVSINQEIDFETAAIVAAELGFEVEAIKIEDVVSKILEEYDEEESENEIPRPPVVTVMGHVDHGKTSLLDRIRKANVIAGEAGGITQHIGAYTVNIKNHAITVIDTPGHEAFTAMRSRGAQITDIAVLVVAADDGVMPQTVEAINHAKAAGVPILVAINKIDKPGADPERVKQELTKYNLVVEEWGGETIAVNVSAKTGEGIESLLEMIIMMSEMEELTADPGREARGSVIESQIKRGKGSVATLLVQQGTLHVGDSIISGTTYGKIRTMIDDKGKRLKKAGPSTPVEISGLSDIPAAGDDFIVLENEKEARQLAEKRKEMQKGERQRRSNISLDDLFSQIQDGNIQDVNIIIKADVQGSIEAIKQSLEKLDNEAVRINIIHGAVGAINETDVLLASTSNAIVIGFNVRPDKNAVKLAETEEVDIRLYRVIYDAVEDIKKAMEGMLAPEFREKIMGNAEIREVFKIPSIGTIAGCYITEGKINRNDDVRIIRDGIVILEGKIASLRRFKDDVKEVNTGYECGIGIEKYNDLKVGDNIEAFTMEKIER; from the coding sequence ATGTCAAAATTAAGAGTATACGATTTAGCAAAAAAATATAATATTCCAAGTAAAGATTTCGTAGCTATTTTAAATAAGCACAATATTCCTGTAAAAAACCATATGAGCGCCCTGACTGATCAACAAATTACCGAATTTGAAGAAAAATTCGATAAAGATAAGTATCAAGCAGAGCTGGGAGCTGAGAAGAAAAAAGAACCGGTCAAGGAAACGACGACCGTAAAAACAAGTCAAGTTGCCCCGAAAGCGAGTGCAGATACGAAAAAAACAACCAGACCACCACAAAAAAATCAACAAAATACAGGGGGCAATGTGCCGAAAAAAACTGAAGATAAAAAACGACCCGCATCTGGAAACCAGGGCCAAACGCCTAAGGTTCGGGATCACAGTAAAAAAGAAAAAACAGCAAGAAGCGTTTATAAACGAATAAAAGATGAAAAAAAGAAGTCCGTTCAATTAAATCAGACATTTGAAATTCCAGAGATTTTAACAGTCGGTGAACTGGCGGATATTCTTGAAATAAGTGCTACTGAAATTATCAAAACCCTGATGCTGGCAGGAACCATGGTTAGTATTAATCAGGAAATTGATTTTGAAACAGCCGCCATCGTTGCTGCTGAGTTGGGCTTTGAAGTCGAAGCTATTAAAATTGAAGATGTTGTTTCAAAGATTTTAGAAGAATATGACGAAGAAGAAAGTGAAAATGAAATTCCGCGACCACCTGTGGTAACCGTCATGGGACATGTTGATCATGGTAAAACCTCACTTCTTGATCGAATTCGTAAAGCAAATGTTATTGCTGGCGAAGCCGGTGGGATTACACAACATATTGGAGCTTATACCGTTAATATCAAAAACCATGCTATTACCGTAATTGATACCCCGGGACATGAGGCCTTTACGGCTATGCGTTCTCGTGGTGCTCAAATAACCGATATTGCAGTATTAGTGGTAGCAGCTGATGACGGTGTTATGCCACAAACTGTAGAAGCGATTAATCATGCCAAAGCAGCCGGGGTTCCAATTCTGGTTGCCATCAATAAAATCGATAAACCGGGAGCAGATCCGGAACGTGTTAAACAAGAGTTAACTAAATATAATCTAGTTGTTGAAGAATGGGGCGGTGAAACCATTGCCGTTAACGTCTCAGCAAAAACCGGTGAAGGTATTGAATCTCTGCTGGAAATGATCATCATGATGTCTGAAATGGAAGAACTAACCGCAGATCCTGGCCGTGAAGCCAGAGGAAGTGTGATTGAATCGCAAATAAAACGTGGTAAAGGATCAGTTGCGACCTTATTGGTTCAGCAGGGAACCTTGCATGTTGGCGATTCGATTATTTCGGGAACTACCTATGGTAAGATCCGGACAATGATTGATGATAAAGGCAAGCGATTGAAGAAGGCTGGCCCATCCACACCAGTAGAAATTTCAGGTCTTTCCGATATTCCAGCGGCAGGAGATGATTTCATTGTTCTAGAAAATGAAAAAGAAGCCCGACAATTAGCTGAAAAACGAAAAGAAATGCAAAAAGGCGAGCGTCAGCGTCGTTCCAATATTTCCCTTGATGACCTGTTTAGTCAGATTCAGGATGGTAATATTCAGGATGTCAATATTATCATCAAAGCCGATGTTCAGGGTTCCATTGAAGCCATCAAACAATCCCTTGAAAAACTGGACAATGAAGCGGTTCGAATCAATATTATCCACGGTGCAGTAGGCGCCATCAATGAAACAGATGTATTACTGGCATCTACTTCAAATGCTATCGTGATCGGTTTTAATGTCAGACCTGACAAAAATGCTGTTAAGCTGGCAGAAACAGAAGAAGTTGATATTCGACTCTATCGGGTTATTTACGATGCTGTTGAAGATATTAAAAAAGCCATGGAAGGTATGCTGGCACCAGAATTCCGGGAAAAAATCATGGGGAATGCTGAAATACGAGAAGTATTTAAAATCCCAAGCATCGGTACCATCGCCGGCTGTTATATTACCGAAGGAAAAATCAACCGGAATGACGATGTCCGAATTATTCGCGATGGCATTGTCATACTCGAAGGAAAAATTGCATCGTTACGACGTTTTAAAGATGATGTAAAAGAAGTTAACACCGGATATGAATGTGGAATTGGCATCGAAAAATACAATGATTTAAAAGTTGGCGATAACATTGAAGCATTTACCATGGAAAAAATCGAAAGATAA